Within the cyanobiont of Ornithocercus magnificus genome, the region ACAGCTGCAGTAAGCAATGCAAGGCCAGCCGCCAGTGCTCCGTAGAATAAACCATTGCTGAGGCTGATACGATTCACATAGATCCAATCAGTCTGAGTGTGATCAATTATCTCGAACAGAGATGCCAGGGCGAAACAGATAAATCCAGCTGACAAGATTGGGAGTTTGCAACGTGAAGCAATTACAAGCGCCACAAGCACCGCTTGAAGATGCACGGCTAGTAACAGGAACAGCATATTTTTCCTGTGAGAGAAAAAGATCTGGAATCCTAGCTGCTGACTGTAAAAGCCATGATTAACCGATAAGGCTTCAGTACAGTGTATACCGCCAGGTAGCAAGAAGCATTGCGTGAAGTGAGCACCGTCTTTAAGAAGGTCAAGTGACCTGGAGATCGCAGTAATTGCAGTTAGTCTTCCAGCCATCATCAACCAAGCTACTCTCCCTGCAGAACAATGACGGAAGCCTGTGGATAAGAATACCGATTGATGAGTGTGATGCCTTTATGAACTGCTTAGGGGACTGGAGTAACTCTGTGGCCGGTTGCCCAGTTGGCTAGTGTCTAGATCTAGAGTGGCTACCAGCAAGACAGGAGAGGTATCAGGCGTTTTCTGCAAGACCAGCTGGAGAGGATGAATCTATAGTAATTAGTCACTTTGATGAAGGTGACTATCTGACCTAGCCATAGTAACTTCTCAGGAATGGATCAGCGCACTTGCTTCGTAGCTCTAGGTATTGATGTAGGCCAGGCAGCTTCCCTAGGGGGCAAAAAGTATCAGGTTCACGCTACCTGAACCTGTCCAATAAAGTCGAGGACGAAGTCATGATCTATGCAGCTTAGCATCTGCTCGATGTACCCATAGGCTCTACCAGGCCCAACTTCAAACCGTTCAGAGACTTATCCTCATCGAGTGTTTCTTTCCAGTGAAACATGTCTATGCGTCGCCAGTGAGCAAGCTTCTCGGGAGTTTGACAGTGCTGTAACTCTTCACTAGAATTGGAACTAAATTGTCCACAGATATAGCCAATGGCATCCAGGGCAAAGCAATAGGTGGCATCTTCTAGTTTTCCTTGTTTGGAAAGCTGCTCAATGTGCTGAAGGGCTTGGTCCCGATTCATCAATTTGCTCCTGCTTTTTCGGTTGCTGAGGCGAATAACTTCTGCGAACACATTAGATGACAATGCCGAGTCTAAGCATCGTACATAAGTTCAGGGTGTGGGCTTAGTGCAACATTATTGAAGATACCTATAGACGCTGAGCCGCCACATTTTGGCTTTTTCAGTGGAGGTTTCATTGCCTGCCAAGTCATGGCGACATGCTTGTCCTACAGCCCAGTGTCGACTCCTCAAGCCCTAGGCTTGAACTAAATTCTTGCAAGGTTGTTACTGCCGGCTTCTAACATCCTTACACCCATATAGCCTAGCTTTCTCTTACACACAATGTTGTCAGGTAGAGAAATGATGAGAAAATTAAAAACTTGCTCTGGCGATCAGCACGACATAGCTACGGGTATTGAGTGGTTAATTTCATCGGCTGATGGATCTTCGACAGTGGCTGTTGAGCCAATGAAGATGGTCGATCCCATGGGACCTGCCGAGGTGAGCATCCATATTGATGCGGCAGCCGAAGCATTGCTGATGAACCTGACGACCAACGCGGCAAACCATGAGAAGCATGGTTTGCCGCGTGCAGTGATGGACCGGCTAGCTGCCATTGGTTGGCTTGGAACTGCACCCGCAGTACCACTACAACGTGAGCGTGCCGAGCGACTTGCTATGGCGGATGTGTCTGTCTGGTTCTGCTGGTCACAACACCAATCGCCCCTCCGACTTCTGCAAAGCTCCTCCAACAACATTTTGAGGGATCGGTGGTTAGAGTCCCTAGCTAACGGCAAAGCGGTGGGTGCCACCGCATTCGCGCATCTGCGCCGACACGGCCCAGCGAATCCAATTGCTTGTCCGGTGCCTCATGGCTGGGAGCTTAATGGGCGGCTAGACTGGATCACAGGCTGGGACCTAGCAGATGTGGTGGCGGTGCAGATGCGGGCGGGACATGAGAAGGACGCACCGGTGCTGGCCCTGATGTTGGAGCGGAAGACACAAGAACAATTGCCCAAGCCTCTGCAACTTTTTCCCCCTCTAGAGTTAATGGTTATGGGGGGCACCTGGAGCCGGCCTCTGAAGTTCAATCGTCACCAGATTGACGATGATGCTGTGCTTAGCAGCATGCCTTTCGAAACCTGGTGTAGCCGCGACAAGGCTCGCACAAGATTTGCTAATCCAGCCGCCTTTGGACTTGCTCGGGCTGCCCTCGGGGACTTGCGACAGCAATGTGAGCGATATGCTGCTAGCAGCTGGCTCAACGGTTTCCAGCGACTACTGGCTGAAGCCCGAGAACTGCGTTACCGCTGTTACGCCGCGGTCGACAGGCCAGATGAACTCTCTAATGCACAACACCATAGACTGCGCGCAGCAGCGCTGGATCTGGCACAGCGCTGCTGTCAGGCTGCCCTAATCAGCCATTCGGGAAGTGCCATGTACACCGGACATGCAAGCGGTCGCCGCCTGCGTGAAGCAGCATTTCTGCAGGTGCAGGCCTTGATTCCACCTGTCCAGGAGAGATTAATTAATAGTGATTGATCTGTGTGTATGCGTGCAAATGTACACTGGCCATAGCTCTGAATAGCAATGTTGGAAAGAAGGTTATCGGTGGTGAATGGGATTTGCATCCGGTCTAGTCAGAATAGGCCTTCCCAGCTGCTTACCATAAGTGGGGCTTGCGGGCTAGATCTGGCAGCCAAGCACATCCATTTGAGCTAGTAGCTGCCGACAGCAACGGGCATTGTGAACAAACCACCTGCTGATGTGCCTCTAGGGATTCAAGAGCCAGCCAAAACTGAGGTTTTGGCAGAGCATACTGATGTGCTCTCAATAGCTCCGTAGTTGGCTTATCTTTGCCCAGATCCCAGCTTTTGGCAACTTAATGGTGCTTTAACTCCACCCTCTCCTTGTTGTTGAGGTGGCGACGCCTGCTCAGGCTGGCCGCCTTGATGTCGCTAATTGACTCGACGTTAATCTAACAATGACCTAGACCAGTAATCTAGTATTAAATTAAGTAAATGGCACTAGTAACTAGTGAGATATTACTTCTTAGGTAAAACTTAGAATTGCTGTCTCAGCTGTTTTCTTGCTTCGCTACTTAGCTTATCATCACTCAATGTCTCACTAAGTTTAAGGAGCTGCTGTCTGCTACTCGGGCTATTAATATACCCAAGAGCGAGCAGCACTGTCCTTGCAACTAAGCCACAGCTCTGGTAGCATAAATTGGTGAGACGTTTGCAGATAGCAGGACTACCACGACGTTGCAGGATGCGCACTGCGGCAATCACCACTGGGTCCCGCCAGTCGACTAGAGCGACTTCACATAGTTGCAGTAGAGTTTCATCATCTAGTTGATGCGCTTTGAACATCAATAGATTCAGACCAGCTATTCGGTGTGCTTGACTAGGTGATTTGAGGCTTTGCTTAATCACACTACAAGGAACCTCTGCTCCCCAGCATTCAAGCGCTTTTAGGAGAGCTAAGTTAGCTTCCAAATCCGCCTTTTGAAGTTGTTTAAGTAACCATTTGCGCGCTGCTGACTGGTGGCAGAGTCCAGCAGCATAAATAAGCTCGGGCTGTGCTCCATAGTCATTAACCAACTGCTTAATGATGGGCCAGCCCTTATCCGCTAAGATACCAAGCCTTTCACAGAGGACTTTACGGATCTCGTAAGGAAGGCTAACTGAGTAGGTTTCTCCGAGCCAAGATGGCTCTAGGCGGACTTTACGAGATTGAGATAAAGCTTCCCAAAGTTCTGCTTCGCTCTTAGTCATCAAAACACTAAGTCCAATAGCTAAGAGTGTATCTTCCACTTTAGTAGGAGTCGCAGATACTTTACCAAAATCTTAAGTCGGTAATAGCAAGGTGATAGGCCTAAATAAAGGATTGGGCTTAACTATCAGGTACCTCATGTTGAGTTGGGACAGCACCAAACTTATCTATTAAGAGCTTACGAAGCGAGTCACCGATTTCTTCGGCCGGTACGGATTTTTTATAAACCTCACCAATTTTCGGATTGGCTCCCTGGGACCCGCCGACAGTTATTGTGTATCCGTCATCTATCACACCTTTGCTATTTCTGACCTTAGTGCCAGTCAAACCTATCGCTCCCATATAAGCCTGACCACAGCTATTTGGACAGCCAGTCCAGTGAATCTTAACCTCTTCTGGAAGATCTAGTTCCGAATCTAGCTTTTTTGAGGTTTTAACTGCTTGTTCTTTAGTGTTGGCAAGAGCGAAGCTACAATAGGTATTACCAGTACATGAGACAGTACCAGCAGTAATAGACCTAGGTTCTAGAGGAAAACGCTGCAGAAGAAAATCATTTCTAAAAGAGCTCAGCTTATCTTCTGAAAGACCAACAATGATTACATTTTGGTCTTCTGTAAGGCGTACTTCGCCACTGCCATAATCTAAACTGGCAGTAGCCAGATCTTGTAGATCTTCAGCTGTAAGGCGGCCTACTGGGACATGAAGTCCGGCAAAATAGAATCCTTTTTGTTTCTGTGGATGAATTCCTAGATGTGATCTAGGGGTGTCGTTAAAGACAGAACCTGGGTCTGGTGTTAGTTGTTGCCCAAGGAACTCTTCAACCATAGAGCGAAATGCATCTAGTCCCACCTCCTCAAGATAGAAGCGGAATCGTCCCCTATTTCGCTTATTGCGTTCGCCGTTGTCACGCCAGATTTTAATTACAGCATCAGTAATCATACAAATTTGATCTGTCTTTACCCAAACATTTAATGGCACTGCATATGCATTCATCTGAGAGGAGAGTATGCCAGCTATCCATACACCAAATCCCATCACACCATCATTTTCTACGGGATGGAAGATAATATCATTGTGCAGTAAGAAATTATCTTTCGCCCCTGCTACAGCAGCATTCCACTTGCGTGGTAGATTAGAGAACTCTGGGTTACCTTCGCAGTTATTAGTCAGAAAATTTTGTAACTCTGTAGTATAGGGACGTGTGTCGACTATTTCTAGCGGGTCAATACCAGCTAGAGGATTGCCAGTTATGTTGCGAGGGTTGTCAAATCCTGACTGTATGCTACTGAGGCCAGCTTTCTTGAGGCGTCTCAAAATTTCTGGCAGGTCACCAATAAGTATGCCGCGTAGCTGTAGATTTTGCCGGGTTGTGATGTCACAGCTGCTAGCATCACCATAACGCCCGACGATAGATGCAACTATACGCAGCTGGTACTCGGAAAGAATACCATTAGGGATTCGTAAGCGAAGCATAAATTTTCCCGGTGTTTTAGGCCTCCAGAATATTCCGTACCACTTGAGTCGAAGTTCCAGGTCAGTCTTATTCATTTGTTCCCAGCCTAACTGGGCAAATCTTTCAATCTCGCTGCCCACTAGAAGGCCATCCTTATTGGCTTTGTCTTGCTCAATCTTGTTTAGCTTTCTACCATCTAGGTATGATCTGGTAGATGTGAGAGAGCTTGAATTAATAGCCATGGTCTGTTCTTGTTTTACTGTAGGTACTGGTAGCTTGGGTGTAGCTGGTGCTGCCATTACAGCGCATGCTTTCAGCTCAGGCTGTTTGGATATCGGGCAGACTTGACCATAAATGAGCATATTCACTTCACAAGCATGCTCCTGAGTAAAGCCCCAGTGCATTGGTAGAAATACTGTGCCTATAAGAATTCGATCT harbors:
- a CDS encoding phage capsid protein, translated to MEDTLLAIGLSVLMTKSEAELWEALSQSRKVRLEPSWLGETYSVSLPYEIRKVLCERLGILADKGWPIIKQLVNDYGAQPELIYAAGLCHQSAARKWLLKQLQKADLEANLALLKALECWGAEVPCSVIKQSLKSPSQAHRIAGLNLLMFKAHQLDDETLLQLCEVALVDWRDPVVIAAVRILQRRGSPAICKRLTNLCYQSCGLVARTVLLALGYINSPSSRQQLLKLSETLSDDKLSSEARKQLRQQF
- a CDS encoding acyl-CoA dehydrogenase; this translates as MLSGREMMRKLKTCSGDQHDIATGIEWLISSADGSSTVAVEPMKMVDPMGPAEVSIHIDAAAEALLMNLTTNAANHEKHGLPRAVMDRLAAIGWLGTAPAVPLQRERAERLAMADVSVWFCWSQHQSPLRLLQSSSNNILRDRWLESLANGKAVGATAFAHLRRHGPANPIACPVPHGWELNGRLDWITGWDLADVVAVQMRAGHEKDAPVLALMLERKTQEQLPKPLQLFPPLELMVMGGTWSRPLKFNRHQIDDDAVLSSMPFETWCSRDKARTRFANPAAFGLARAALGDLRQQCERYAASSWLNGFQRLLAEARELRYRCYAAVDRPDELSNAQHHRLRAAALDLAQRCCQAALISHSGSAMYTGHASGRRLREAAFLQVQALIPPVQERLINSD